Proteins co-encoded in one Chaetodon auriga isolate fChaAug3 chromosome 9, fChaAug3.hap1, whole genome shotgun sequence genomic window:
- the exosc3 gene encoding exosome complex component RRP40, with translation MFSSLKDKVGQVLLPGDEFSPETDDTISLTDHVKPEKVVCGPGLRRSGDRLLVCKSGVLRHKQPNMFWIDSQQRRYVPAKGETIIGIVTVKSGDVFKVDFGGSEQASLSYLAFEGATKRNRPNVQVGDLVFSQFIIANKDMEPELVCIDSSGRANGMGVFGGGGLLFSVSLGLVRRLLSPHSQVLADLQRLFPCELVVGMNGRVWVKSSSVQQTLVIANLLQSCDTMTAEQRQQLFRRVAQGAP, from the exons ATGTTTTCCAGTTTAAAAGATAAAGTCGGACAAGTTTTGTTACCAGGAGATGAATTCTCTCCTGAGACCGACGACACCATCTCTCTAACGGATCATGTTAAACCGGAGAAGGTGGTGTGTGGTCCGGGTCTAAGGCGGAGCGGAGACCGGCTTTTGGTGTGTAAAAGCGGCGTCCTCCGCCACAAACAGCCCAACATGTTCTGGATCGATTCCCAGCAGAGGAGG taTGTCCCAGCTAAAGGGGAGACCATCATCGGCATTGTGACGGTCAAATCAGGAGATGTCTTCAAGGTGGACTTTGGAGGAAGTGAACAGGCATCTCTGTCCTACCTGGCATTTGAGGGAGCGACCAAGAGGAACCGACCCAATGTCCAG GTGGGCGACCTGGTGTTCTCGCAGTTCATCATAGCCAATAAGGACATGGAGCCGGAGCTGGTGTGTATAGACAGCTCAGGGCGAGCCAATGGGATGGGGGTatttggaggaggaggtctgcTCTTCAGCGTCTCTCTGGGACTCGTCAGAAG GCTGCTGTCCCCCCACAGCCAGGTCCTGGCGGACCTGCAGCGGCTGTTCCCCTGTGAGCTGGTGGTCGGGATGAACGGTCGCGTGTGGGTCAAGTCCTCCAGCGTCCAGCAGACCCTCGTCATCgccaacctgctgcagagctgcgaCACTATGACAGCcgagcagaggcagcagctgttcCGGAGGGTGGCACAGGGGGCGCCGTAG